Proteins encoded by one window of Lathyrus oleraceus cultivar Zhongwan6 chromosome 1, CAAS_Psat_ZW6_1.0, whole genome shotgun sequence:
- the LOC127085805 gene encoding 60S ribosomal protein L27-like, whose protein sequence is MVKFLKPNKAVILLQGRYAGKKAVIVKTFDDGTREKPYGHCLVAGIKKYPSKVIKKDSAKKTAKKSRVKAFVKLVNYQHLMPTRYTLDVDLKDAVVPDVLQSKDKKVTALKETKKRLEERFKTGKNRWFFTKLRF, encoded by the coding sequence ATGGTGAAGTTCTTGAAACCTAACAAGGCGGTCATTCTCTTGCAAGGCCGATATGCCGGCAAGAAAGCCGTGATTGTGAAAACCTTCGACGACGGAACCCGCGAGAAGCCTTACGGACACTGTCTTGTAGCTGGAATCAAGAAGTACCCTAGCAAAGTGATCAAGAAAGACTCAGCGAAGAAGACGGCGAAGAAATCTAGGGTTAAGGCATTCGTGAAGCTGGTGAATTACCAACATCTGATGCCTACTCGTTACACTCTGGATGTGGATCTGAAGGATGCTGTTGTTCCTGATGTACTTCAATCAAAGGACAAGAAGGTGACTGCACTGAAAGAAACTAAGAAGAGGCTTGAAGAGAGGTTCAAAACAGGGAAGAACAGGTGGTTTTTCACCAAGCTTAGGTTTTGA